AGGATTAACCATATACACATCAGCATCGTTACCTGTCTTACCCCAGCTGGCGCGTATCTTACCAAAAGTTATCACATCTTGCAGATTGTCATTCAATAATTCGCTGAAAATAAAACTACCGGTAATACCAGGATAGAAGAAACTGCGATTTTCTTTTGGAAGAGTAGAAGACCAGTCATTACGGGCAGTAACCGTTAAATAGAGCATATTCTTCCATGAACCTTCAAACTGTCCGAAAACACCCATCAGACGTCTGAGTTCCATGTGCTGTTCTACTATAGGAGTTTTGCCGGAGTTCTTCAGATTAAACCATGTAGGAATCGTTAAATCATTAACTTCTGAATATTGATAAGAGACTTTACGTTCATTGCCATTGAAACCGACCAGTGCATTGATATTAAAATCGTTAACCGGCATATTGAAATTAACCATAATATCCTGGTTTATCTCGCGACGACGGGTTATCTGCTCAGAATATTGTCCGGTTTCACCAGAGAAAGGACTGCTGGAGCCCTGACCTTCTCCATTAGGAGTACCTTCATAATAAAGAGCGTACAGATTCGGTTTTCCTTTGTCACTTTGTCCTGTTGTAGTATCCAAGCCCATACGGTACGTAAACTTGAAGTATTTCAGGAATTCATAATCCAATTGAAATTTTCCGTAGAATCTTTCAGATTCATATTCATTCAAATAGTTATTCAAAATATAATAAGGGTTCATAACTCCGTAGGGGGTATAATAATATCCCGGAGTGTTGAACGGATCATTCTGGTCTTCCAGTCCTATTATGCTGATATCTCTTGGTGTCTGATATAAAGAGTTTAGCATGGACAAACCTTGTCCCGTAGTAGCAAAGTTATTCTTTTGATAAGCGTAATTCAGTGAAGAAGAGAATGTCAACGCTCCTGCCTTATGGCTGCCGCGTGCAGAAAAAGTATATTTATCGTAGCTGTCAGCATCTGTCGGGATCATACCATCATCGCTGATCTGAGAGAATGATACATAATAATCACTTTTATCTGTAGCTCCATTGAATGAAAGGCTGTTGCTATATCTGAATCCCGCATCAAAAAAGTCTTTGATGTTATCAGGCATTGCCACATAAGGTTTCAGTTTCTGAGAGTTGTTGTACACATTACCCCACAACTGCATGGAACCATCGAAACGAGGTCCCCAGGAACCGTTCTCCAATTCTGTATGGTTGCCGTTCCATCCCATACCAAATTCATTTTGAAATTCCGGCAGACGCAGAACAGTTGACCACTGAACTCCACCGTTATACTCGATTCCAACTCCTTTTTCTTTCCGGCCGCTTTTGGTAGTAATCATGACTACACCGTTGGCAGCACGGCTACCATACAAAGCAGTGGCCGCAGCACCTTTCAAAATAGTCATGTTTGCCACATCATCCGGATTGATAGCGTTGGCACCGTTTCCAAAATCATATCCGCTATTCAAGCCATCTGTAGAGTATACGGTAGAGTTATTCAAAGGTACTCCATCCACGACATATAGTGGTTGGTTGGTACCGGAGAGTGAGCTAACTCCACGGATAATGACCGAATTAGAGGCTCCGGGGTCAGATGAAGTGCTGGAAATCTGTACACCTGCAATTTTACCTGCCAAGCTTGACATCACATCAGATGTACGGCTTTCCGCAATTTTTTCTCCACCCACTGAAGTTGCAGCATAACCTAATGCTTTTTCAGATCTTTTAATACCCATTGCTGTAACAACAACTTCATCGATCTGTTGAGCATCCGACCTAAGTACTACCTTTAAATTAGGCTTAATCGCTACTTCTTGAGTTTGCATACCGATGTACGAAATTTGCAAAGTCTTTGCAGAACTAATTCTTTATATAAAGTGTTGATTATTATAATAATGAGAAATATAAACCTAATCGTCATATATGTTATTGTATCCATATATAAACGTGATAATCAATTATTTATCAGCATTATAACTACCCTTTTCTTTAACGAATGATACCCTGTTTCTATCCATTTCAATCATTTAGTTCATTCATTATAAGAAAGTTATGTCTTTATTTTATTTATATGAGGTATTATTATTGGATACTATTTTTATATTTCCCGAATATTTCTCACCACCAATCATAATGAATGATTACTTTTGGGGCGTGATAGTAGAAAAAGATCAAATCTGAAGAAAAGCATATTTAGTTATGGTATAATTCAAAATATGCAGAACCTGCTTGGGAGAATGACAAAAATCGGCAGGATTTTAAAACAGCAGATCTACGGATGAAATACATCTGTCCGTTTTTTGTTTCCTTGTGCTATATGATTACTTATATCAGCTTGCACCTTTGAATATAAAAGAAATATTTAGTTTCGATATGATATATTTCCCTGTGACAGGAAAGTCTATCAGTTAGAACAGAATTAGAAATTAAAACTACTTTTGGCTCTTCCTTTTAAAGCAATTAGATGTTCCTCGGTGAGTAACGATCTGTTCCTTTTAAAGGAACGGATCGTTCCTTTAAAAGGAAAGAGTCCTGACATTGCACTTTTTATGTATATTACAGTCATTTATATGCGACAAATCATTTGTAAATTGCATATTCTTACATTGATTTATGCATTATTTCTGCCATATTGTTAGATTTTGAATCAACTCTGTTGAAACCAATCTTAAAAACAGGACATTTCCAGACAATCACTGCCTAGCTTTTTGGTCTATTAGCTAATTTTGAATAGGCTGCTTTCTCAAGGTCATGCACAATAGTCATGTCCATGATATTTGCATATACCTGAGTTGTCTTCACACTTTTGTGTCCCAGCAGCTTTTGTACAGTCGTTATATTTGCACCACTATATATCAATAAGGTGGCGTTTGTATGTCGGGCTGTATGGAATGATATCCGTTTGTCTATTTCTGCCAGCTTGGCTAATGCATTCAAGTCTTTATTCACATTAGAGTTATCTTTCAGCTTGAAGAATCCGTTTAAATCGTCTTTGTAGGTCTCCAACACCCGCAGTCCTTTACCTTCAAATAATAAATATAAAGGAAGGCGCACATCAATACCTGTTTTAACAGATTTGTAAATCAGCCACGTCTCCTGATGGAGTTCGACAATATTCGCGGCAGTCAGATTTATAAAATCAGAGTACCGCAAACCGGCGTAACAACAAAATAAAAAGGCATCTTTTGACTTTTGTAACTTCGTAAACTTCCCTTCCAGATTCACCTCCTCCATTTTATTCAGCTCTTCCGGCGACAAGTGCGTATGACTTCCTTCTATGCTTTTGATTTTATATTTTCTGAAAGCATACTTCTGAATATCCATATACTCTTTATTTATAGCTACATTCACATATCGTTTTAAATGCTTCATATGCTTGGCAATGGTATTGAGATGATACCCCTTGGACTGCAGATAATTATCAAATGAAGACACAAATTCGAATGTCAAATCAGTGAATACAATGTCCTTTTTATACTCTTGCAGCAATTCTAAAGTGGAAAGATGATTCTGCCTGGTGCTCTCTTTTAAAGAAGAGTTGCTGACTTCCTCTTTAAAAAAGGTCAGAAATGAATTCCCATTATTTTCCGGTTTTTCAATAGAGTCTTTCAACGAATCCAAGGATATCGATCTTCTCTGTTGCCATAATCCCAGTTCTTTCTGCTCAATGTCAGCTATAAAATCATATAGCATTCGATTTAATGCATCTGAATTAGGATGGTTCTTTACCATTCTACGTTTTACGTCCCACTGGTCTGGTTTGAGGTACACCCTGGTTGAGAAGTACATTTTTCTCCTGTTTAAGTAAGCTTCTACTTGTACCAATGCCATTCCTTTTTTGTTCAGCTTCTTTTTTCTGTTAAACACAAGGCTGTAACTAATCTTCTTCATTCTATTGTCTTTTAGTTAATACTAAGAACAAAATAAACTAAGTTCTGTGCTATAATTAAGGTTGAACCTGCATTAATTTCTGCAAAAATTAAAATTCAATAATTAAGTATTTACATAACTTTAATTTAAATGCTATTTTTTTATCGTCATTTCTTCATAATAAATCAAAAAGAAACGTTTGCAGGGTAGTTTTATATCCAAAAACAAGCAAATAGAATGTTAATTACTACACTTTGCATTCACAAAGTGACATTTCATGCTTGATAAATCACAATATTTATAGCAAATAAAGATGTTTATCAGCATATTTTCGATGTTATAAATAACAATATGTTATATATACAACCTTTTTTTATCAAATTAATTGTTAGTTTCATATTTATTAATAATTTTGCAACTTGTTAGAGTATAGAGACAATTAATGTAAAGTTGAACTTTAAGAGAGAATTTATGAAAAGAAAATTAATGCTGTTATTGGCATGCCTTTTTGTGGGCATAAGCCTAGTAACTGCTCAGACTCAGAAAGTCACAGGCGTTGTGATTTCTGAAGAAGATGGGCAACCAGTTGTTGGAGCCTCTGTGTTGGTAAAAGGTACTACTCAAGGTACAATCACAGACATCGATGGTAATTTTAATTTGGCGAACGTACCAAGTTCTGCAAAGACTTTGCAGATTTCGTATATTGGTATGCAAACACAAGAAGTGGCAATCAAGCCAATGGTGAAAGTTACACTGAAATCAGATGCACAAAATCTTGATGAGGTTATTGTTGTGGCTTATGGTACTGCGAAGAAGTCTTCATTCACAGGATCAGCTGCTGTCATTAAGGCAGATAAAATCGTTTCCGGTTCCAAAGAATCTTTTGACAAGGCATTGTCCGGTAAAATGGCAGGTGTGCGCACAGCCTCAGCAACTGGTGACCCAGGATCTATGGCCGAAATCAACATTCGCGGTGTCGGTTCTATCAGTGCTTCTAAAAGCCCGTTGTATGTTATTGACGGTGTCGTAACAAAGGCTGATGACGACATGAACTACTACGGTAAGACTCAAAGCGTATTGAGTACACTGAATCCTGAAGACATTGAGAGCATGACTGTTCTGAAAGATGCCGCTGCTGCTTCATTGTACGGTTCACGTGCCGCAAACGGTGTTATCATCATTACCACAAAGAAAGGTAAAGAAGGAAAAACGAATGTCAGCTATTCAGGTGAAGTAGGCTGGAACAAGATGGCTGTAAATGCTTTCAATATGATGGGATCAGCCGACTTGATTGACTACACTCGCGAATCATTAGCCAACTGTCTGGTTACTTACGGAATAACAGATAGCAAACAAGCAGCATTGAACAACATCGATAACGGAGGTGATATGTTCATTCCTCTGCTCGACTCACCGGCTACTGTTGCTGACTTTATCCATGACCCATCCGGTAAAGTAAATACGAACTGGAAGAAAGAAATCTATCGTACTGCTTTCACTCAAGATCACCAGATATCTATCAACGGCGGTTCGTCAAAGACTCAGTTCTATGCCGGAGTTGGTTACAATAAGAGCGAGGGTATCGTTCTTGGTAGTGACTTCGAACGTATCTCCGGTCGTCTGAACGTTAATCACAAAGTAAATAACTGGCTGAACGTAGCTCTCAAGCAAATGATAGCCGCTACATCGCAAGATGGTTTCCGCGATCAGGGAGACCAGGCTCAAGGAATGGGTACTTCTTCTCCGATAGGTATTTTATTCGCAATGGACCCGACTGCTCCGGTAAAGAATGAAGATGGTTCATATAATAAAAATGCAGCATGGGGTAAAGTTACCAACCCGCATCTGATGCTAGGTGGTAAAGACAGCGATACAGCTCTGGAGTGGATTCAGACCAAAATGTTCCGTAGCATGACCAATGCAGATGTAACAATCAAATTCTGTGATAAGTTATCACTTAACTCTATCTTTGGTTATGACTATGTAGACAACAAGCACTTTGAATATTGGGATCGCAACAGTGTTAACGGTGGTTCCGTCAGCGGAATGGGTTCTCGTTATACCTTCGAAAGCCGCGTAGCTACCAGCTCTTCTACATTAAACTACACGGATACTTTTAAAGATATGCACAATCTGAACTTGATGGCCGGTTTCGAAGTTGAAAACAGAGACCTGCTACAGATTGTAACTGTTGCCAAACGTTATTCAAGCCACTATCCCGAATTGGCCAACGGACAACCGGACCAAGCTGCAAGTTCAACCTTGGGAGCCGGCATGATGTCATATTTCGCAAGTGGCAATTATAACTATGATAACAAGTATTATCTTTCTGCCAGTTTCCGTCGTGATGGTTCGTCACGTTTGAGTGAAGACAATCGTTGGGCTAGTTTCTGGTCTGTATCCGGTGCATGGAGAATGAGTAAAGAAGGATTTATGCAAGATATGCCGTTATTTACCGACTTCAAGATCAAAGCATCTTATGGTACAAACGGTAACTTGCCCTCAGATTACTATGGTTACATGGACCTGTATACAGGTTCCGGATACGGAAGTGCTCCTGCTATTTACTGGTCAAGAATGGCAAACGACAAATTAAGCTGGGAAAAATCCAAGAACTTCAATATGGGAATTGAATGGAATATGTACGACCGCGTAAATCTGTCTCTGGAATATTACAATAAGAAGACTACGGATTTGCTGTTCGAAGTACCTACTTCATTAATCACCGGCTTTGACTCCCGTTGGGAAAATCTGGGTGCATTGAAGAACGACGGTTTCGAATTGGAACTCAATTCTAAAAATATCAGCAACAAGAACTTTACATGGACTTCAAACTTCAACCTGACTTACCAACGTGCATTGGTAGACAAACTTCCTGAAGGAAAAGATATCCAGTATGGAGACGGAGAAATGTATCTGCACCGTGAGGGAGAGTCAATGTATACATTCTATCTGCCCGAATGGAAAGGTGTAAATCCTGAAACAGGTTTGGGAGAATTCTGGTTAGATCCTGAAGATCACTCAAAGGGAGTGGTAAATGACTACTCCGAAGCAGGTAAGGGAATTGTAGGAAAAGCATTGCCTGATGTTATCGGTGGATTCAGCAACACTTTCACATACAAAGACTTTGACCTGTCATTCCTGATCACTTATCAGTTTGGTGGTGACATGTTCGATTATCCGGGATATTTCTCTCATCATGATGGCGTAAGAATCGGTTCCATGAACCTGTCAGAAGATGTAGCCGGAAACTACTGGAAAAATCCGGGTGATAAAGTAGACAACCCGATGCCTATCTATGCCAACCCTTATCGCTGGGACAGATTCTCAAGCCGCACAATCAAATCGACTGACAATATTCGTCTGAGAGAAATGACAGTAGGATATACTCTGCCGGTATTGAAGAAGCACATTTCCAACTTCCGCATCTACTTCAGAGCAAACAATCTGGCTATGTTGTGGTCGAAGACTAAAAACATTGACCCGGATGTAGCGATCAATGGTTATCGTCAGGCAGATACACCGGCATTGAGAAGCTGTGTATTCGGCATTAATATCAAATTATAATCTATAAACAGACTGAATAATGAAAAAAATATATTTACCCATTCTATTACTGACGTTGGCAGTATCCTCATGCGATACTTTCGACAAAGTGCCTTCCAGTGAATGGCCTTCAGAAGGTGCTATTAAGACTCTCGAAGATTTACAGTTTGCAGTTAACGGTGTTTATGAGTCTCAGACTTCTTCTATAGACGCGGGAACTAATCCACGTGGCAGCTACGCAGGTGATTTCTTCTTGTACGCCGACCAAAGAGGCAGCGACTTCAAAGCCATCGGTAGCAATAAGCAAACAGTTGATGTATATGCCTACCAGGCTACTAAGAATAGTTCTGATTCATACTATTTCTACAAACGCTTTTATCTTTCTCTGGCAAGAATAAACAAAGTTTTGGAGGGAGTTAAGAAATCCGGTCTGGAAGGAGCTGAAGTTGATGTTCAGGTAGGCGAATTGTATGCTTTGCGGGCACTTTTCCACTTTGACTTGGCCCGCTTGTTCGCTAAACTTCCTTGTAATGCACAGGCCAGCGATCCGGGTATCGTATTGTCTACAGAAGTTTTCGAATCCGGATATACAGCAGAAAGAGCTACTATTGCGAAAACTTACGAAACCATACTGGATGACTTGAAGACTGCATTGGATAATCTCCCAGAAACCAGCAAGGTAGTAACTGCCGGTCATATCGACTATTGGGGAGCCCGTGCACTGAGAGCCCGTGCATATCTCTACATGAATGAGAACAG
This sequence is a window from Bacteroides thetaiotaomicron VPI-5482. Protein-coding genes within it:
- a CDS encoding SusC/RagA family TonB-linked outer membrane protein; translated protein: MQTQEVAIKPNLKVVLRSDAQQIDEVVVTAMGIKRSEKALGYAATSVGGEKIAESRTSDVMSSLAGKIAGVQISSTSSDPGASNSVIIRGVSSLSGTNQPLYVVDGVPLNNSTVYSTDGLNSGYDFGNGANAINPDDVANMTILKGAAATALYGSRAANGVVMITTKSGRKEKGVGIEYNGGVQWSTVLRLPEFQNEFGMGWNGNHTELENGSWGPRFDGSMQLWGNVYNNSQKLKPYVAMPDNIKDFFDAGFRYSNSLSFNGATDKSDYYVSFSQISDDGMIPTDADSYDKYTFSARGSHKAGALTFSSSLNYAYQKNNFATTGQGLSMLNSLYQTPRDISIIGLEDQNDPFNTPGYYYTPYGVMNPYYILNNYLNEYESERFYGKFQLDYEFLKYFKFTYRMGLDTTTGQSDKGKPNLYALYYEGTPNGEGQGSSSPFSGETGQYSEQITRRREINQDIMVNFNMPVNDFNINALVGFNGNERKVSYQYSEVNDLTIPTWFNLKNSGKTPIVEQHMELRRLMGVFGQFEGSWKNMLYLTVTARNDWSSTLPKENRSFFYPGITGSFIFSELLNDNLQDVITFGKIRASWGKTGNDADVYMVNPVYAQSSNRIPFGSLTFPLGGVNAYSAGNVLGSNTLSPEMTTESEVGLNMAFFKNRLSFDVSYYNRNTDKQIFSLAMDPASGYTAQNMNLGKIRNRGIELLISGTPIRTKDFSWELTWNFTKNWSKVISLPEELGGITTIYGLNGGTSMYAITGMPVGVFKAQVAERDPQGRIVVNSSTGLPVEASEFGICGDMNNKYQMGVSTNLKYKGISLGIDFDIRQGGVMYSRTKDINYFTGNAIQTAYNDRNPLIVPNSVNKIVNGENVTYVENTTPITSSNIYKYWGDGGSDMGSCFLVDKSYVKLRSVVLGWDLPKRWLAKTPFQAVKVSAYGNNLFVWTPSSNTFIDPEMTSFGNDLEGNYGEYTANPSSRRFGFNLMVKF
- a CDS encoding site-specific integrase, which translates into the protein MKKISYSLVFNRKKKLNKKGMALVQVEAYLNRRKMYFSTRVYLKPDQWDVKRRMVKNHPNSDALNRMLYDFIADIEQKELGLWQQRRSISLDSLKDSIEKPENNGNSFLTFFKEEVSNSSLKESTRQNHLSTLELLQEYKKDIVFTDLTFEFVSSFDNYLQSKGYHLNTIAKHMKHLKRYVNVAINKEYMDIQKYAFRKYKIKSIEGSHTHLSPEELNKMEEVNLEGKFTKLQKSKDAFLFCCYAGLRYSDFINLTAANIVELHQETWLIYKSVKTGIDVRLPLYLLFEGKGLRVLETYKDDLNGFFKLKDNSNVNKDLNALAKLAEIDKRISFHTARHTNATLLIYSGANITTVQKLLGHKSVKTTQVYANIMDMTIVHDLEKAAYSKLANRPKS
- a CDS encoding SusC/RagA family TonB-linked outer membrane protein; amino-acid sequence: MKRKLMLLLACLFVGISLVTAQTQKVTGVVISEEDGQPVVGASVLVKGTTQGTITDIDGNFNLANVPSSAKTLQISYIGMQTQEVAIKPMVKVTLKSDAQNLDEVIVVAYGTAKKSSFTGSAAVIKADKIVSGSKESFDKALSGKMAGVRTASATGDPGSMAEINIRGVGSISASKSPLYVIDGVVTKADDDMNYYGKTQSVLSTLNPEDIESMTVLKDAAAASLYGSRAANGVIIITTKKGKEGKTNVSYSGEVGWNKMAVNAFNMMGSADLIDYTRESLANCLVTYGITDSKQAALNNIDNGGDMFIPLLDSPATVADFIHDPSGKVNTNWKKEIYRTAFTQDHQISINGGSSKTQFYAGVGYNKSEGIVLGSDFERISGRLNVNHKVNNWLNVALKQMIAATSQDGFRDQGDQAQGMGTSSPIGILFAMDPTAPVKNEDGSYNKNAAWGKVTNPHLMLGGKDSDTALEWIQTKMFRSMTNADVTIKFCDKLSLNSIFGYDYVDNKHFEYWDRNSVNGGSVSGMGSRYTFESRVATSSSTLNYTDTFKDMHNLNLMAGFEVENRDLLQIVTVAKRYSSHYPELANGQPDQAASSTLGAGMMSYFASGNYNYDNKYYLSASFRRDGSSRLSEDNRWASFWSVSGAWRMSKEGFMQDMPLFTDFKIKASYGTNGNLPSDYYGYMDLYTGSGYGSAPAIYWSRMANDKLSWEKSKNFNMGIEWNMYDRVNLSLEYYNKKTTDLLFEVPTSLITGFDSRWENLGALKNDGFELELNSKNISNKNFTWTSNFNLTYQRALVDKLPEGKDIQYGDGEMYLHREGESMYTFYLPEWKGVNPETGLGEFWLDPEDHSKGVVNDYSEAGKGIVGKALPDVIGGFSNTFTYKDFDLSFLITYQFGGDMFDYPGYFSHHDGVRIGSMNLSEDVAGNYWKNPGDKVDNPMPIYANPYRWDRFSSRTIKSTDNIRLREMTVGYTLPVLKKHISNFRIYFRANNLAMLWSKTKNIDPDVAINGYRQADTPALRSCVFGINIKL
- a CDS encoding RagB/SusD family nutrient uptake outer membrane protein; protein product: MKKIYLPILLLTLAVSSCDTFDKVPSSEWPSEGAIKTLEDLQFAVNGVYESQTSSIDAGTNPRGSYAGDFFLYADQRGSDFKAIGSNKQTVDVYAYQATKNSSDSYYFYKRFYLSLARINKVLEGVKKSGLEGAEVDVQVGELYALRALFHFDLARLFAKLPCNAQASDPGIVLSTEVFESGYTAERATIAKTYETILDDLKTALDNLPETSKVVTAGHIDYWGARALRARAYLYMNENSKALEDAKYVIEKSPYKLYTRDEYETVWTKVGSSESIFEFLITSLYNAQRNSLGFYTHAEGYAEAGITEGFKTFLQERPEDVRSTLIAEESDGGDNEGWYIQKYPGRDGEIYVNNPKVIRLSEVYLIAAEAALKAGGADPASYINDLRKQRIADYEDVASVTIDDILTERRLELYGEGHNAWDTWRNKKAVTNAQVPAGPINYDDYRTVMPIPVSEINVSNGKLKQNEGY